The Barnesiella intestinihominis YIT 11860 DNA window TTTCCCCATGAAAAGGCATATCCATAGCTCAGCCCCATACCCCAAAGCGCATGGTTAGGATCTTGATAACGCGCCTTATCGTTTATGGCGACATTGAACCCCGCCACATGAGTATGCAACCCTATAAAATGACCATTCATAACCGCTCCCGGCCACCACCGTACTTCGGGTTGAACCGCCAGCAAACGCAACTTACGAGTCGATGTAATATCGTAAGGCGAATACCATACCGGAAGGTCTATCGACCAGTGAGGCCACAGCTCGGCCTCAAAACCGAGATTGGCGGTCAGCACAGCGACAAACAACAAATTGGTCTTAACGGCAATCACTCTTCTTCGATTTTCTGTCGTATTCATCGGAAACGAAGATACCGGTTCCCTTACAGGCAACGAATAGTCGAAAGATAACCTCTCGACATTTACCGGAATACGTTCAGACCGTTCATGACATACGATAGCCATACGTGCATTGCGGAACGGAGGGAATATATCGCGAATAATTCTATGCCATGTATAGCCCTTGTCGAGAGCGATAATCTGCGACTTTCTCCGTTCATTGTCTTTCTCTTTCCCCAAAATATCGAGAACTTTTTCTTTATTGGGAATCTTTGCCCCATTCTTCAATGCAACTTCAAAAGAGTACCAATCTTCCCACAGATTTTCCACCCTCATCAAATCCTTCGGAAATCCTGTCTCTTTCGATAAATATTTCGCCAACGCTTGCGAACGATACTCCCCCAACTTATGGTTCCATTTAGAAGGCCCCTCGGGAGAAGCGCTTCCTCCGATCCAAAGATAGGCTATACGTACCGAAGCGTCTTTTTGTACTCGGCTCAACACTTCGACGATACTATCCAATTGTTTATTAGGGAACAAATCGTATTTATTCACTTTAAATATAACCGGTATAATAGAAGAATGCGCATGATAAAAAACCGAATCTATTTTCCCCTCGGGTAAAAAAACGACATAATCCGGGTAACTCTTAGAAAATGAAGATATAGGGGACTTGGATTCTTGAGCTTGAACCAAGCTCACAAGCAATATCCCCCAAAAGATTAGCAATATTCCCCTTTTTATGTGATTACACTTATTCACTCCGTGATTTCATTTAATATTAAAATTCAAAAGATTTTTTGCGGTCCCTCTTATGTTAATTATTCTGAATGCAAAGATAATTTACCACTCAGAAATTACATAGATTAAACAAAATCTGTTAAATTATAATTTTATATTAACACATATAACTAATAATCAAACACCTACAAAACATGTCTCTTGTATAAAAAATAAAAGCCACAGCAAAACTGTGGCTTTTAAGTGTTTATAAACATTAGAAATTGTTTCAGAACATCAACTTTGCTCCGGCAAAATAGCTACGAGGCATAGAGGGGCCATAAATATAACCCGAATCTCTTTCCTTTCCCTGATCGAAATCTCTTTGATAAGCGTTAAAAATATTCTGAACGCCAGCATTCAGTTGCAGAGTAATGAATTTATACAACGAAAAATCATAAGATATTTTCAGGTTCATATCAAAGAAGTCGGGAGTAGTTACAGCCATATCTTTCGGTATGTAACCTTTCATGTGCTGAACGATCATAGAACCGGTATAAGTTCCCGAAAGAGCTATGTTCAGAGGTTTTACCGGAGAATATGTGGCCGTAAAATAACCATACCAATCGGGGGTACGGAATATTCGCTTTTCTGCCGGAACAGAACTATCTTTGCTCCATTTTTCAGGCCTTGTATAATGACTTTTCTGCCAAGTTACACCTGCTTGTAACTGCACCAAAGAAAGATAGGCTACCTTGCCTTCGACCGTCACCCCTGCAACCTCCGCACCCTGTCCGTTACGTCGTTCTTTTATCACCGCATTGTGTTCTTCGTCTTTCCCTATCTCTTCAAGAACAAAAACATGATTCAATCGAGTATAAAAACCTTCCAACAACAGGTTACATTGAAAAGCCCCGAAACGACGATACATATCGGCCGAAAGACTTACACTGTGGGATTTTTCTTCCCTCAAATTCTCAGCTTGTCTTATCATCGTAGCTTCTCCTCCTACCGCAGCAACATGCAAATCTTCATCATACGTTTGGGGAGCCCGAAACCCGGAAGAATAACTTAAACGCAAATTCACATCTCTAACAGGATTGAAACGCAAGTTGGCTCTCGGACTGAAAATGACATGATCTATCAGATTATGTTTATCCAACCGTCCTCCAACAAGGATACTCCAACGATCGTTCTTCCATTCGTTTTGCAGAAAAGCACTCTCGGTATGTACCTCTTGACGAGTCTTGCGATTATACCCTTTCATCTCATCTCGCAAATTATCATAATTATATTCGATACCGGCTGTTAAATCGGCAGGCATAAACAAACATTTATCGAAACTGTATATGTATTGAGTACCTGCCACGACAGTCAAGTCCTCCGTTTCGCCGTATGCGTTAAGATTTTGTTCCGTTCCGTAATAACTGTCCCTGCCGATATGCTGAGCCGAAGCATATACATTAACCCGATGTTTTTCATCGGGAGTAAACAGGCTATAATTCAAACCTCCTCCGTCGATAGAATGATTCAACTGCTCCGCTATATCGGCTTCGTGCGGCGGACGGTTCAGGCGATCGCCACCTCGTCGATATTCACTGATATGATGATATTCAAACGTTAGTTTGGAATAATTGCTGGTTCTCAAATAAGAGCGAAAGCCCAATGTCTGAGCCTTTAATTCGGGCAACTCTGTGAACCCGTCGTTATCGTGGTCGTAACCGCTTCGCTGACGATTCTGCCCGAAAATGTAAATACCGGCTTTATTATTGTCGGTTACGAGCGAAGCATTCAGCGAAGTGCTATGTCGAAGTCGCCGCTTCCACCAATAGAAGTGATACTGTGCGCTATCGAACCGCTATTACGCAACGGTTCCTTCGTAATAATATTGATTGTCCCCGCTATTGCCGAAGCTCCGAATAATGCAGAACCTCCTCCCCGCATCACTTCCACTCGCTCTATCATATTGGCCGGAATCTGTTCCAACCCATATACACCCGACAATGCGCTGAATATGGGACGAGAATCCATCAATATCTGTGTATACGGACCGTCGAGCCCATTTATACGGACTTGTTGAAAACCGCAGTTTTGACAATCGTTCTCGACCCTGACACCCGGCTGAAAATTAAGGCCTTGTGCCAAAGAGTTGGAGTTGGTATTTTCAAACGTCTTTATATTCAAAACATTGACCAAAGTCGGCGCTAATTGGCGTGTGGTTTCACTACGATTGGCAGAAACGACAACCCCGTCTAAAACAACGGCATCCTCTTCGATTTCAAAATCGATTTCCAAAGTCGTCCCCCTCCTCAGCGAAACCTTACGACGCTCTGTCTTATATCCTACGGAAGAGGTTTCGAGAAAGAAATCTCCCTCCGGCAAATTTTTCAAAAAATAGTGACCCGATGCATCGGTCATTACACCGATAGTCGTACCTTTCAAAACAACTGAAATATACGGTAAATGTTCTCGTGTGTTCTTATCCAATACATGACCGACAATATTGATGTCCAAAGATTTCGATACGGCAGTTTCGGCACATAACTGCCCGGCACACCACAGGCATACCCATAATAATATATAATTCTTCATTTTTCGATTCTAAATAATAAAATACAATCTGTTGTCCCTACCTTGAAATAAGATAAGGACAACAACTCTTTTCTCCTAAATATATCATATTACAGAACCGAAACGGGCGGAGCTCGCAAACCATGAGCGCCCCATTTCTCGGAAATGAGACAGAAATATCTGGACGGGAAAAACAACCGACTGCAATAAGAAAACAAAATCACCGATACAAAAGCCCACATCGACGGATTCTCCGTCTCGATACTGGACAACATGTGTATCAACTGAAACTCAGCCGTTGTATGTCCGTGTTCCGTTCCCGGTTTATACGGGTGAGAATGGACAATCGTCACTCCATTGACTACATGCGAGTGTGTGAACAGCGAAATGCAGCCTATGTACGAAATGAATAGTACAGGCAGAAAATATCTCGCTATTTTATGGAGCAACTGTTTCAAAGGTATTTCTATTAAAAATACAAATTTAAGATTTTTTATCGATTCCGCAAAAATTACAAAACAAACACCGTCATCATTTATTTCAAAACTACGATAATTCCCAATCAAGCCTTTCTTCGCATGGCTACTATTCGGTCAAAGCGTTTCTGAGAAGGAGTCCCGACAACAAGTTCTTTCGGTTCAAATTTTTTATCGAACTCAATAGCCTGAGATTCATCTATATTATATACAGGATTTTCAATATAACGTCCTCTTGCATCGGATAATGCGTTTTCATATAACTCGCACACATGCAACGCATCGGCATACATGTCGTCTGCTGTCCGTATTCCTAAGGTCTCGGCAGGCACAAATCCCCTTCGCAAATAGTAGTCGGGCTCCCCGCATAATAAGATTGCACGAAAGCCCATACATTTGGCTAAATTTCGAGTATGGTCGATCAATCTTTTCCCGATACCCATGTTCTGATATTCTGGCAACACCGAAATAGGCCCCAAAGATAAAACCTCGTATTCTTTTCCGGTATCGGCTTGAATGACCGATTTCAAAAAGACTATATTCCCAACGATCTTATCATCGAATACGGCAACAAAATCCAACTGCGGTACAAACGCCCGACTATACCGCATGATATGAATCAAATAATGTTCGTAACACCCGGGAGAATAACGATTCCAAAAAGCCTCCCGAACTACATTTTCTGTTTCGGGATAGTCCGAGAAACATTCATTTCTAAGTTCTATTTCCATACAGACTTCTCTTTCCACTCATTTTTCACAAAAATACAAAATGCTTCGTATAAAATAGATTTTATCGTTTACAACGATCGGAATTTATACTCCAATTTACGGTTCGTTC harbors:
- a CDS encoding DUF3575 domain-containing protein translates to MNKYDLFPNKQLDSIVEVLSRVQKDASVRIAYLWIGGSASPEGPSKWNHKLGEYRSQALAKYLSKETGFPKDLMRVENLWEDWYSFEVALKNGAKIPNKEKVLDILGKEKDNERRKSQIIALDKGYTWHRIIRDIFPPFRNARMAIVCHERSERIPVNVERLSFDYSLPVREPVSSFPMNTTENRRRVIAVKTNLLFVAVLTANLGFEAELWPHWSIDLPVWYSPYDITSTRKLRLLAVQPEVRWWPGAVMNGHFIGLHTHVAGFNVAINDKARYQDPNHALWGMGLSYGYAFSWGKDNRWGIEFNIGVGFAEYDYDAYRNRRNGALFKSGSDVYWGVTRAGVNLSYKWSFARRNKKNR
- a CDS encoding GNAT family N-acetyltransferase, which translates into the protein MEIELRNECFSDYPETENVVREAFWNRYSPGCYEHYLIHIMRYSRAFVPQLDFVAVFDDKIVGNIVFLKSVIQADTGKEYEVLSLGPISVLPEYQNMGIGKRLIDHTRNLAKCMGFRAILLCGEPDYYLRRGFVPAETLGIRTADDMYADALHVCELYENALSDARGRYIENPVYNIDESQAIEFDKKFEPKELVVGTPSQKRFDRIVAMRRKA